In Hugenholtzia roseola DSM 9546, the sequence AATTTTTAGAATTTAACATCACTGGGGGTTTGGGGTGGGGTGCATTTAAGACTTTTATCGTTGCAACAACGCCGCTTTGCAGCAAAAAGTAGGCTACCCTGCGTATTAGACCAAAAGCAAAGATAGGGAAAAGGCAGTGGCTTATCCCTACAAAAAAACAAAAGCCGAAACGTTTTGAAAATCCTAACCTTAGATATTGGCAACACACGCGCAAAGGCGGCTCTTTTCGAAAGAAAAACGGAGGCGGGAAAGGCACTTGTGGGCTTTCAACCCCTTTTTCAGCACCAAAACTTGACCGACTTTCTATCTGCCCTTCAAAGTTTTTGTGCAAAAGAGAAAATAGAAGTGGGCGTATTTTCCACTGTACGCAGGCTTGAAGCGGACTTCGAAACTGCCCTTTCGAGTTTGGGTTTTAAATGGCTGCCCTTTCAGGCGGACGCTCCGCTGCCTATCCAAACAAGCTACCAAACGCCTCACACCTTGGGTTTAGACCGCTTGGCAGGGGTTTTGGGTGCAGATTATCTCTACCCGAATGAAAAAGTGCTGGTTGTAGATGCAGGCACGTGCATTACCTACGATTTGCTCGATAGGATAGCAACTGAAAAGTCACAAAAAGTAGGCGTGTATCGCGGCGGCAGTATTAGCTTGGGTTTGCAAATGCGCTGGAACGCCCTTGCGCATTTTACCGCCAAATTGCCCTTGGTGTCGGCTCTGCCTTTGATAGAAGCAGCACAAAAGGAAGCAGACTTTTGGGAAAAATGGCATCTCCAACATATAGGCGTGGATACGCATAGCAGCCTTGTAACGGGCGTTTTGAAGGGGCTTTTGGGCGAAATTGGGTTTCAAATTCAATCTTATTACCAAAAGGAAGGGATAGAAAGGGTCTTGTTTTGTGGGGGCGATACCTCTTTTTTTGAAAATATGGCGAAAAATAGCATCTTTGCAAGTTCTTTTCCTGCCCTTGCGCAGGGCAAACTTGCGTTTTCTTTTTGTTACGATTTGCTCTTTTACGGATTATATCATTATACTTGTCATCAAATTGGGCTGCCGATAGAAAACCCCAACGCACTTTGACTCTCTTTGTTTGAATGGCTTGGGTGGCATTTGCCTAACTTACCTCTTTATGCACACATCTTTGAAAAACACGTCAGAAACGCGCTTCTATTTTTTAAAAAGTCAGCGAAAAAAAGCACAATGGGTAGCCCTCTGTGCGCTCTGCTTTGTCTTGGTCGGGAAGTTGCCACTTTTTGGGCAACTTACACAATCGCCCTACTCCCGCTTTGGATTGGGCGATTTGGTGAGCCACTACCACATTAGCCAACAAGGAATGGGCGGCATGGGAGTCAGTTGGATTAGCCAAACGCAAATCAATTTGCAAAACCCTGCTACTTTGCATTACAACCGCCTCACTACCTTCGACATCGGAATTGGAGGCGAATACAAAGAGCTAAAAGACGGCAATCAGGTGCGCAAGACCGACTTTGCTGCCAATGTGCAGTATCTGACCTTAGCCTTTCCCGTTATACAGCAGCGTTGGTCGATAGCCTTAGGCTTTCAACCTTATAGCCACATCAATTACAAGACCGCAACCAAAGCCCTGATTCCCCAAACACCGACTTTTGCCGAATACATCTATCAGGGGCGCGGCGGCGTGAGTCAGCTTTTTTTGGCACAGGGGTTTAAAATCATAGAAAATTTGTCTTTGGGCATACAAGCCAACTACAACTTCGGTGCAACGCGCTACGAAATGCAATCTATTTTAGATGACCCCGGAAATCTTTATATCGTCGAACTTTTAGAGCGCGTCAATTATTCCGACTTACACCTCAAATTGGGTTTGCACTACAAATTTTCGCTCCTTCCCAAACAGAAAATCGTCCTCAATATTGGCGCAAGCTATGAACCTGAAAATCAGCTCAATACCACTACCTTTCAGGCTTTCCAGCGCAAAATCAATTCGGGGGCAGCCATCGATACCGATACTTTGCGGCAGGAATTGAGAGGTGATTTGCTCGTTCCTGAAAAAATAAGAGGCGGCATTTCGATACAAAGAGGTGCGTCTGATGCGGCTTCTTTGGCACGTCCGATGGCTTTTGCCTTTGGCGTAGATTATGAAAGGCAGGATTGGA encodes:
- a CDS encoding type III pantothenate kinase, whose translation is MKILTLDIGNTRAKAALFERKTEAGKALVGFQPLFQHQNLTDFLSALQSFCAKEKIEVGVFSTVRRLEADFETALSSLGFKWLPFQADAPLPIQTSYQTPHTLGLDRLAGVLGADYLYPNEKVLVVDAGTCITYDLLDRIATEKSQKVGVYRGGSISLGLQMRWNALAHFTAKLPLVSALPLIEAAQKEADFWEKWHLQHIGVDTHSSLVTGVLKGLLGEIGFQIQSYYQKEGIERVLFCGGDTSFFENMAKNSIFASSFPALAQGKLAFSFCYDLLFYGLYHYTCHQIGLPIENPNAL